One window of Bacteroides sp. AN502(2024) genomic DNA carries:
- a CDS encoding DUF5017 domain-containing protein: MKTIYKSLMTIAFAGLCLASCDKELKEETAMEVGVVTDSNVSFDGQTVTVKKGSPVTFSFDGNPDFISFFSGEIGHEYKHRNRIEMQPEDVERCEINFSVVYDYGSPKTIEGSTHILISDQFRGISGNNVEKDKEAVTNCNWTELVSQKDLPKATKVSKDYSCPLTSYLGKEISIAFRLNPLDNSSTMPVVHIKNLQLNLEFNNGKSTTINAKNFEFSALNVTYNLDDLSKNNSHLTKLKEALGNKKLTLEEMKSAEYEGPIAYATVDGNIPYFWRISQPNDFLTSGGGAGYTQGDSWLISHPILLNGSCNPDAGVAIKNISQSLEIYSHTYEETGTYTATFVANNANYVHQGGQVIRELTINVVE; encoded by the coding sequence ATGAAGACAATATATAAAAGTTTGATGACTATCGCTTTTGCCGGACTATGTCTCGCTTCATGCGACAAGGAATTAAAAGAAGAAACAGCCATGGAAGTGGGTGTGGTGACAGACAGCAATGTCAGCTTCGATGGCCAAACGGTGACTGTAAAGAAAGGGAGTCCGGTAACGTTCAGCTTCGATGGCAACCCTGACTTTATCAGTTTCTTCAGCGGAGAAATAGGACACGAGTACAAACACCGGAACAGAATTGAAATGCAACCGGAAGACGTAGAAAGATGTGAAATCAACTTCTCCGTAGTATATGACTATGGCAGTCCGAAAACCATCGAAGGTTCTACTCACATATTAATATCTGATCAATTCAGAGGAATTAGTGGCAACAATGTAGAGAAAGACAAAGAAGCTGTTACCAACTGTAACTGGACGGAACTTGTCAGCCAGAAGGATCTTCCCAAAGCGACCAAAGTTTCTAAAGACTATTCTTGCCCATTGACTTCTTACTTGGGCAAGGAAATCAGCATTGCTTTCCGCCTTAATCCTCTTGATAATAGCAGCACCATGCCTGTCGTACATATTAAGAACTTACAGCTTAACCTGGAGTTCAACAATGGAAAATCAACTACAATTAATGCGAAGAACTTCGAATTCTCGGCTTTAAATGTAACCTATAATTTAGACGATCTTTCAAAAAACAACTCTCATCTTACCAAGTTGAAGGAAGCATTAGGTAACAAAAAACTCACACTTGAAGAGATGAAAAGCGCAGAATATGAAGGCCCAATAGCATACGCTACTGTAGACGGCAATATTCCTTATTTCTGGAGAATTAGCCAGCCGAACGATTTCTTAACCAGTGGAGGAGGAGCAGGATATACCCAAGGGGACAGTTGGCTTATCTCCCATCCGATCCTACTCAATGGTTCCTGCAATCCTGACGCCGGTGTGGCCATCAAGAATATCTCACAATCATTAGAGATATACTCGCATACCTATGAAGAGACCGGTACATATACCGCTACCTTCGTAGCCAACAATGCAAACTACGTCCATCAAGGTGGTCAAGTAATACGTGAACTGACTATAAACGTTGTAGAATAA
- a CDS encoding RagB/SusD family nutrient uptake outer membrane protein, with protein MKTIKIIIISLLVGLNLTSCDFLEKDPTYTTPENFFKNEADAASWLTGTYAILGQSPFYGNEFLYLVGGDDLGHYGGANRGPNKTGLICNNANTSDPAVAALWYTLYSGINRANIFLENIDAVPDMNDNTRKQYKAEARFLRAFYYFTLVECWGDVPFKTSSTEDAYNLSIPRTDKQTIYDFIIKEMYGSAEDLKSAQDLNYMPGRVSKSAAWGMLARVYMFRAGEPKRDKEVGLANNMTSAEITEYFKKASYYAQLVRNEGHSLTAKYWDFFIDICSDKYNTALNKEGAKANESIWEVEFAGNRSTDVRAEGRIGNIIGIQGKDLSSKASIIGKGDPGYAYAFIWNTPKLLELYEANGDIDRCNWNIAPFTYTQSAGEGTPVDGREFVKGKRDEVEHQYWDKSFSYGKTEPGSTYGDRESKNDANKNRNRAAAKYRREYEADKKSKNDTSINFPLLRYSDILLMIAEAENEVNHGPNALAYECINAVRERAGINKLAANLDEADFREAIKDERAMELCFEYTRRFDLIRWGDYYKLMQEQVDKAQSDESWKFGINVYTYFDIPKSYNYFPIPANEIGSNGAIKTNNPGW; from the coding sequence ATGAAAACAATAAAAATAATCATCATATCACTTCTTGTCGGACTGAACCTGACTTCCTGCGATTTCCTGGAAAAGGACCCGACATACACTACTCCAGAAAACTTTTTCAAGAATGAAGCGGACGCCGCCTCTTGGCTAACAGGAACCTATGCCATTCTAGGACAAAGTCCTTTCTACGGAAATGAATTCTTATACCTTGTAGGAGGTGACGACCTGGGGCACTATGGTGGTGCCAACCGCGGACCTAACAAAACCGGGCTGATCTGCAACAATGCCAATACAAGCGATCCGGCCGTTGCAGCATTGTGGTACACATTATACTCCGGCATCAACAGAGCCAATATTTTTCTGGAAAACATTGATGCAGTGCCCGATATGAACGACAACACCCGCAAACAGTACAAAGCGGAAGCCCGCTTCTTACGCGCATTCTATTATTTCACTTTGGTGGAATGTTGGGGTGATGTACCTTTCAAAACCAGTTCTACAGAAGATGCTTATAACCTCTCTATTCCGCGTACGGACAAACAGACGATTTATGATTTTATCATTAAAGAGATGTATGGCTCTGCCGAAGATCTCAAATCCGCTCAAGATTTGAACTATATGCCGGGACGTGTTTCCAAATCGGCAGCTTGGGGAATGTTGGCGCGTGTATATATGTTCAGGGCCGGTGAACCTAAACGTGACAAAGAAGTGGGTTTGGCCAATAACATGACCAGTGCCGAGATCACAGAATATTTCAAAAAAGCAAGTTACTATGCACAGTTAGTCAGGAACGAAGGTCATTCACTGACTGCCAAATATTGGGATTTCTTTATCGACATTTGTTCTGATAAGTATAACACAGCTCTCAATAAGGAGGGTGCCAAGGCTAATGAAAGTATTTGGGAGGTAGAATTTGCAGGTAACCGTTCAACGGATGTACGTGCAGAAGGAAGAATTGGCAATATCATTGGAATTCAGGGGAAAGATCTTTCTTCCAAAGCATCCATCATCGGTAAAGGTGATCCGGGTTATGCATACGCTTTTATCTGGAATACTCCCAAACTACTCGAGCTGTATGAAGCAAACGGTGACATTGACCGTTGCAACTGGAACATCGCCCCATTCACTTACACCCAGTCGGCAGGAGAAGGTACCCCTGTAGACGGTCGTGAATTTGTGAAAGGAAAAAGAGATGAAGTAGAACATCAATATTGGGACAAATCCTTCAGCTATGGTAAAACAGAGCCGGGTTCCACTTACGGTGATCGTGAATCGAAGAACGATGCCAACAAGAACCGCAACAGGGCTGCCGCCAAATACCGTAGAGAATATGAAGCAGACAAGAAGAGCAAGAACGATACTTCCATCAACTTCCCCCTTCTCCGCTACTCGGACATTCTGCTAATGATTGCAGAAGCAGAGAATGAGGTCAACCATGGCCCTAACGCTCTGGCTTATGAATGTATCAACGCAGTAAGAGAGCGTGCAGGAATCAACAAGCTTGCTGCAAATCTGGATGAAGCCGACTTCCGGGAAGCGATCAAAGACGAACGTGCCATGGAACTCTGCTTCGAATATACACGTCGTTTCGACCTGATCCGTTGGGGAGATTATTATAAACTGATGCAGGAACAAGTGGACAAGGCACAGAGTGACGAATCCTGGAAATTCGGAATCAATGTATATACTTACTTCGATATTCCGAAGTCGTACAACTATTTCCCGATTCCTGCTAATGAAATAGGATCAAACGGTGCTATCAAAACGAATAATCCGGGTTGGTAA